The window AACAAAGCAATGCTATTTGTCACTTTCGAGCAGATCACAAGAGGACCTAGATTCCCCAAGCTAACAGCAACCCTTGGAGGGAAGCAGACTAAATCCTCACGGCAAATTGGAGAGATTTCAACAGAGAAAGTATGTTTGTAATTATAGTTGTTGCTCTTAGTATCATGGGAAACAAGTTGCTTGTCATTGCGACTCTTTACTGGAGCTACTTTACCCACAAAGTCAACAAATTTAACACCATGGCTACgatttgcaaagaaaaaatcaataccaTGATCcatttgctttattttaatGGCACGGGCAGCAGCATCATGCTTCAAAATCAGCTGCTCCAAGTAAAAGAAAGTTCTTCTATGAGCAACATGTTGCCGGAGCTGGACACCAGCAACCCACTGATCAGGGTTGGCCTGAACTCTTGTGCAAGAATCACACATTTGGTCCTGCTGAACATACTCAATAACATATGCTTGTTCGAGTATTGCACCATGAAGAACCTCCTTCTGAACTCTCACTCGGAGCTTGATCCTCTTGGAATGTGGTTCAGTCCAAATAAATTCCGCATTTACCAAAATAACTCCTGAGGACTTCAATTTCAACTTCTTCAGACAAAATTCCATCAACTCCCTCGATTCCAGTTGGGCCCTAATCCGCGTACTAGGTGGATCCAAGTAGGTATCACACTCCGGGCAATGTAAAAGAATTACATTCTTCTTTAGACCTTCAGTGATGTCAACTTCAGAGCGCAAACACTTAACACACATATTAGCAGCATTTGGTTGCATAGGAATACCACATTTGCAACACAAAACACTTCCAATTGTTTGATGAACCATAAACATGCCTGCTTCTTCGGCCATAT of the Populus nigra chromosome 7, ddPopNigr1.1, whole genome shotgun sequence genome contains:
- the LOC133698541 gene encoding uncharacterized protein LOC133698541, yielding MAEEAGMFMVHQTIGSVLCCKCGIPMQPNAANMCVKCLRSEVDITEGLKKNVILLHCPECDTYLDPPSTRIRAQLESRELMEFCLKKLKLKSSGVILVNAEFIWTEPHSKRIKLRVRVQKEVLHGAILEQAYVIEYVQQDQMCDSCTRVQANPDQWVAGVQLRQHVAHRRTFFYLEQLILKHDAAARAIKIKQMDHGIDFFFANRSHGVKFVDFVGKVAPVKSRNDKQLVSHDTKSNNYNYKHTFSVEISPICREDLVCFPPRVAVSLGNLGPLVICSKVTNSIALLDPFTLRHCFLDADQYWRTPFKSLLTSRQLVEYIVFDVDFVSPEVNIGGSRYALADATVARMSDFGKNDTMFNIKTHLGHILKPGDYALGYDLHGANSNDMELDKYKNLVIPEAILVKKSYEEKRQRKRGKPRSWKLKSLNMEVDDTRAKGDQEKMSSEYEQFLRELEENLELRFNVSLYRNKEYQPSEMASMTDGEDIPSIPLEELLADLEINGAEDEDEGMRE